In the genome of Daucus carota subsp. sativus chromosome 9, DH1 v3.0, whole genome shotgun sequence, the window AAGTAGTACAGGGGAGTGAAATGGGTAGTGAGAGAAGACGAGAGGAAGGTGTAGTAGAATTCAAGGAGGAATGGAGAACAAGAGATGATAAAGCAACCCCAGTAGTTGACATTGTCGTCTCTCCCAGGGACTTGAATCAATTGGAGGGAGACTCGCACTTTTTTATTATCCTCTCCTGACCTCTTTTTGACGCCTTCAACCTTCCCAATTGCAAGTGAAATTGTAAAAAAGCCTCCGTATTACAGATTTACAGTTTGGATGCCAATTGAATAATGAATTACTTACACATGAATTACTTACACTAGAGGCCGTTTGTttgttactttaaaaaaaaaagtgaagtagaaattaaaaattaattaaaacttataagtgattaaagtttttgggaaaaaaatagaAGTTATGAAACAAAAGATAGGAGTCCTCTCTTTTTATAGGTGCTTCTCgatttttttacacaaatagtacgaataagtgcttctaacttaaaatTTCAGAATGGGAAGCCCcgcccaaacacccacttaatattaatatttagtctatatttttatatggacctttttaattttaacttcAAAATGGATAAAATAATAGTATATAGTAGGTGTTTGGCGGGGCTATTAAGCCCCGCTTCTGGACTTTTAAgttggaagcacttattcgtaccgtttgtgtaaaaagtcgagaagcaattataaaaagctacgattcttagcttttgtttcatgacttgtACTTTTTTGCCatacactttaatcacttataagtcttaactaactttaCTATGGACTTATCTTATTCAGACTTCATAAAATAAGGTTAATTCGCATCATTGCATTATCTAGTTTTATGATTGTTAGggtatttaattgttttttatgAACCTCCTTATTTGGATAGAAAAGTATAAAGTTTTCCCAAAGGCAGGAtaacatctatactatattataataaaccaacatgggtataatttgtagtacaaggttttagttatatttttttggttTGATACTCTCCTTTTGATACTACAAGTTTACAAATATGGAGTCTGttatttttttggtttggtactctccttttggtactacaactctacaaatgtggagtctattagtattatattgttaaacaatttcaaatactaaaaacactcataacaatttattatcatataatatttcattaaaaaaattataataatgttataaataaaattataaatatacaattttgaatatctttttttaacaagaaccttcatataactttttttaactttaaagtgttctatttcaatataaacatgaaccattacataaccctttctaactctaatcttaaaagttattgttgtaaaaaaaaatcaagattacaaaattacgttggaattcgattgattagatgaatctttcaaaggtattacacgatggggtatgtttggaaaagatttgaattttctaattttttttatttttaaatctacgtgtataaattcagattaaatgtactaaaattctgacacacacacatatatttattaggatttgtccattttcaagtaatcgggagaaaatatagtcagttgaataatataatttaattaaaattcaatccattaatactaaaacactaataaaatgaagtgaaaatttaaattataaataatgaattacgaattatatactcgTCCGTGCTTCGCAtaggttaaaggctagtaacgTTAATTCATAAAATTACGTTTTTTAATGTTAGGATTTCGAAGGGCGTTTGGTTCGGTGTATTAAAAAACTAGTATGAGTCTGAAATCAACCAAACTTATATCTCGTGTTTGGTTGGACTTTTTTTTATCGGTATACTTAGAATCACTAGATTATTAGATTTTGAACCCAAACCGAAAGATGGGTATGAGTATCATAgtgattttgttttttattcttcggaaagatattaataataataaacaaatatttatatgtacaaataaatgttcttaatgatgataaaaaaaatattatgattttttatttgataaaataaaataatttatcaaataacataattatatttaaaattaaatagattCATTTCAACACTCAACCGACGTGATATCGGAAGTAATATATTAACCATACCACCCTTACCCAATTCATGTTTCAATCCCATACCGCTTAACGAAACAAACAACCCCTAATTGTttttagggttaattatcaattagGTCACTTTTTACGCTAGAAAATATCAAGTGGATCACTcgaaaatttttggtctcattcGAATAactaaattcataaaaaatatcaaatagatatctctaatatcttttcgagaagtaaactttatttttcattgagtttcacacatttttcttgactgttagtataatcaaatggaagcttatgaattctagtatttatgataatatattcagattttaataaatttaattacctttttttaattttacaattattttgtttaatttaaatcaaataaatagtaaaacaatttcttaaaatctgaatatattatcataaatactggAATTCATAGCCTTTCATTTGATTTACTAACAGTCAAGAAAATGTGTAgaactcaatgaaaaataaaatttacttctcgaaaagatattagaggtacatatttgtaattttttatgactttaattattcaaatgagaccaaaaTTTTCCGAGTGATCCACTTGATATTTTTTAACGTAAAAAGTGACATAGTTAATAATTAACCCATTGTTTTTCCATAAGCCTCCTTATTTGGGCAAACAAATATGCGATATAatgtttgtgtgtttttaaAGAATTATAAACGTTAAATCATGTGTTGTTACAAAATGATATCTGGAATCATATTTTTCAAacatgatgtttaaatttttattttttcaaattgtgATACAAAGAACAaacatcatattattttttttaaactacaaatatcatgttattttaattataacttaagacgaagaaattattatttttttttgactaatatgaCGTTTTTAACTATAACTTAAGGCgaagaaattattattattattttgactaATATAACATATAACCTTACAATTTAAATATACTGTCTTAAGATATTCTTCAAAGTGAGACAAAGTTGAACCTTTAAAGTGAGACAAAGTTGAACGAGCCGAACCAACCTAGGATAAACCGTTCACCACTGAACTATCCAATCTCGAAGAAATTATTGATCATAGTTGCTAAATACAGTTCATTTTTGCTTTGTGCAGTTCACAGAGATTACAAGTATACCCTTGCTAGATTAATAAATGCAGCCCTAGTTTTCTGTGCAGGTTAACAGGTGCAGTCCTAGTTTTTTGTGTAGATGAACAGGATTAATCCACGCAATCAATACATACCTGCACCAACTAACTAATACAATTAATCATCTTTTTTCAATCTTTAACTGATGCATGAATATTGTTTAATACAtacattctttttattttattctaatcaATAATACATGCATGTTAATATATTCATGCATGTTAATAAATAGATTTGATCATACATATTCTATCTTTTCTATATAAAAAGAACTcataaatttcattatttttgttAACATATCAAGCATACACTAtactaacatatatatacaaacactaCGTACGGGTTAAAGGTGGCTATATTTTTCATACATCCTGAAGGTCGGAGGCTTATACTTTAGAACTACACATCGAGAAGCTCGCATCTTGTTGATGCTTGTCTATCTTGATTAAGGTACTAGTTcagcatatattatattaatataagttttttatattacaTAGATTGTTTACTAATAAAGTGATTCTGTTCTTTCGTGTTTACAGACAAATTGTTTCTATAATTATGgatgaaaaagatgaaaaagaagattattctaaaaaagaagaaaaagaagattattCTGTAAGTTTTACCTAATCatctattaatatatgttagattatatttaaatgttgCTTATTCATTCTCaattataatcaaaaataacttaaaaactTCTGAAGCTATATTAGGCCATATttcattttcttatattataacCTTTAGCTCGCCTAGGACTTTTAATATAACATGCAGTTGACCTAGaatatttaatatgtattaaaaatttagaaagataatttttatatataatatttattcatataatttttatttgattttatatataatttttattattaaaatatttcactttatatataattaatccacctctttaattttttatcgaccggtttaattttttttttttattttgttcattCTCATTTAAtcacaacaatttaaaattttgaaactatataacataaaatattaaaaagttgacACTAGTGTTTGACATAATATTTTagtcaaataaaaaatacttgagtttttttataatataaccttTAGTTGACGTAAAATCTTTAATATGTATTTCGAATTTAGAAAGTtaattagtatatataatatttatttatataatttttatttgactttatatataattttatcattaaaatatttgactttatatataatgttatccacctctttaattttttatcgatgtgtttaatttttttattttgttcattctcatttaatcaaaacaaattaaaatcacaataacataaaatattaaaaacttaaCACTTGtgtttgcattaaaatattagtcaaaataaaatacttgagttttttataatataacttttagGTGGCCTAGAATctttaatatgtattaaaatttagaaagataatttgTAAATCAAGTAGTACTGTTTCTTTATATTGAATGTTTGTGTGCACCTATAGTAGCTCTTGTGTATGtacatcattaaaaaaaatatatatatgcttagAATATCAACTTATAGTATATAACATAAGCATCTTAGCCTAATCTCTCTAATAAAACTTTTGCAGTAGTCTCTCTCGAACAAATATATGCAATAGTAGtctcaaacacacacacatatttatttttgttcattcttatttaatcaaaacaaattaaaatcacaataacataaaatattaaaaacttaacactagtgtttgctttaaaattttagtcaaaataaaatacttgagttttttataatataacttttagGTGGTCTAGAATctttaatatgtattaaaatttagaaagataatttgTAAATCAAGTAGTACTGTTTCTTTATATTGAATGTTTGTGTGCAGTACCTGCAGTAGCTCTTGTGCATGGACAtcattaaagaaaaaaatatgcTTAGAATAtcaacttataatatataatattagcaTCTTAGCCTGATCTCTCTAATAAAACTTTTACAGTAGTCTCTCTCGAACAAATATATGCAATAGTAGTCTCAAACACACATACACCtgaatatttatgttattattgaaaattgcaggatgtatattttaatattgattcGAGCCCATTAGTGAATGTTGCTCACTTATTCGAGACAGATAAGTCATTTAATAGTCAACATGACTTGGAAACATATGTTAAAGATGTCGGGAAGAATAATAATATTGGCATAGTTGTTATTTCTTCTAGAGGAGGCCTAAGGCAAAGGACTGGGTGATGCCATTGTGTATCTCGGTTGTGAACGATCCTTACTTTATCGTAAACACAAAGATAATCAGAATAAACCTGAAGTTAAGAAGCGTATTACTGGAACTAAAAGGTGTAATTGTCCATTTCGTCTCAAGGGTAGGGAAAATTCAGGTGGAACATGGAACTTGTTTGTGATTGACGGGAATCACAATCACAACTTCCCTTCATATAAAGTGGGTCGTTCAATAATGAGCAGATTGTCTGAGGATGAGAAGATTAAAGTAAAGGAGATGACTCGAGCTCATGTGCCTCCCTCTCAGATTTTGATTTCTATAAAGAATGAAAATAAAGAGAATCTAACGACAATGAAACAAATGTACAACTACAGGCAAGCAATAAGAAAAGAGGATATGGAAGGTCGATCGGTTGTTCAACAACTTTTGAGTTGTTTGAGTAAAGAATCTTATTTCTACTCATATAGAGCTTCATGCACTACTGACATGGTTACTGATttgtttttttcaaataaaaaggcAGCTCAACTTCTGCGTCAGTTTTATTACGTGCTAATTATGGATTGCACATACAAGACAAATAAGTATAAAATGCCATTGCTACAGATAGTTGGATGTGTTCCAACCGGGAGAAATTTTGTTGTTGGATTGACATTCTTACAAGATGAGAAGAAAGACAGTTTTGAGTGGGCCCTTCGAAATGCAAGACTTCTTTTCGATCCAAATCATCTTCCAGAAGTCATCATAACCGATAGAGAATATGCCTTGATTCATGCAGTTGATGATGTCTTTTCTAGCAGTTATCATATGTTGTGCACACGGCATATCGCTAAAAATGTGGAAGCTAGGGCAAGAAATGAGACTAAGAATCATTTGTTTGCGCTTGGAGTTGTTGGTAATCGGAACAGAATGGTTTATGCTGAAACAGAAGCAGAATTTGAAGAAAGACTACAACATTTTAAAACGACTTATGTCAAACGTCCAAATCTACTCATGTACGTCGAAAATACATGGTTGTTTCATGTAAAAAAATTTGTGCACGCTTATACAAATAAGGTGTTGCACTTTGCAAATCGCACCACAAACAGGTATTAATTTTTCTTTactattattttgattttcgtaatcataatattttattgcgTTGTTTTCACTTGTTTTCTTTAACTATAGGGTTGAGAGTGCCCATAATGCGTTAAAGAGATTTTTGAAGACCTCGACAGGGAGCTTGGACACAATTTGGACAAGAGTGCATGCATTTTTAGAACTTCAAGAGAATGAAATTAAAGCTAGCTTTGTCAGATCTGCAAATAAAGATCTCCATATAACGGTGTTACATCTTCTGACTCAGTTGACCGGTAAAGTTTCTCATTTGGCCATTAAAAAGATTATGAAtgaatataattgtcatggagtAGACAGTAACCCCGACACTTGTGGTTGTTATTTGCGAACTTCACACGGCCTCCCATGTGCACATGAGATGAGGTTATTAGATGAAGAAGGGAGGGGAATCAAGTTAAATAGCGTTCATGTGTTCTGGAGAACTCTTCATATGGAGGGTAGTACTTATTCTTCTGATGATCACCACACTCaatttgaagatgatgataACACTTTGTGGTCTTATTTTTCTATAATGATGAAACAATCATCGGAGGTGAAGAAAATGTACATATCTCAACTAGAGAAGATGCTACATCCAAAAACAAATGTATTGGAAGAGCCTTCACATGATCGAAAAAGTAAAGGTCGCCCGACAACTAGAGGTTCCACAAAAAGAGATCCTTCATACTTTGAGCATGTTGAGAAAAAATTTCCAGCTTCTAAATCAGGTAATAAGCGTAAAGCTTCCACGAAGGAAGAACCTATTCCTTCAGAAATTCCAAAATTTCTTTTGACTTATATTCATGAATACGTAATTGTTTCTGCGGACGGTAATTGTGGATATAGATCTGTAGCTCATCAGATTTATGGGTCAGAGGACCAGTGGAGAAGAGTACGTACAGATCTGTATGATTTCATTGAGAGACGTTTAGATTTTTGGGCGAGAGTGTGGATCAAAAGTATAGATGAAGCATGGACTACATTACATAAGATTAACTATTGTGAAAGTTCGTGTCCAAGACAATATTGGATGTCTATGGATCAAATGGGTCCAGCAATTGCAACTATGTATAATGTGATTTTAGTTGTTTTAGACCAGATACAAATCGGTACTTTGACATATTTGCCATTGTATGCTCCAGAAGGCTCTACTAACCCGGagaaattaatttgtgttacaTTTCTACGCAAATTTGATCACTTTGTTTCGGTATGTATATATATCCCTATGTAATATCTATCATGACTGAATTATTAACTCATATTATACTCTCCTAATATTGTATTCATTATTTTCAGGTCTCTTTGATCAATAATTGTCCAGTTCTGGCGATTGTTGGGTTTTGGTTCAAATTACATGAAGACTCTGTCAATGGATGGGATGCCCCTCTAAAAGCTAGAGTCGATGAATGGAACTTAATTCGTGGCTAAAAgttttatttgtgtttaatAGTGAATattgtcacgtattttaatgtatttttaaatacattgttaaatatgaattattaatatgaattataaatgcattttaatgTGTTAAATGTTTCTTGTAAGTGAAAgggatttttaataatttttcttgtaatattaattatttttcttgtaattaaatattactcttgcacacaattttaaaatatattgaatatttataaaagtgaatgattttttaatagtcaataattatattaattcacaATAGTAAATATGCAAAACTAattagattattaaaaatatgataatcatattttataatatatttttgaaaaaaatacatGTTTTAGAATTAAAGCctaaacattttaaaacttaaaattaaaaatgttagAAACTGTTGAAATATACACATCAATGCTGTGTAGCCTGTAGCGGAGTGGTGGACTGTGTAAATACTCCTGTAAACCTACCGAGACACTGACACATTGTAATCAACAAAGTACATTTATTAGGGTTTACACATTTAATAGGGTTAAAGGTTATACTTGTAATTTCTACGAACTGCACAGAGTAAAAATGAACTGTATTTAGCAACACCCTTATTGATAACACATTTTGGACAAGAGATATGTATGTGTTGAATATGGAAACGAACGATGGGACCACTCCAGACACAGCTAGTGGCATGGGAAGCAACCACTGTTATGGCAAATCCACCCTGAAGTCCAAACGTTAAAGCTACTGGCCACCACTATTCCGGGAAATCGACTCCAAACTTTTACAACTAGTACTAGCTTTCAGCTCAGGATAGTGGTACACAACTGTCACAAACACACACGAAATCCCCTTAAAGCCCCCTTTGATTTCATCTttaaatcaagcattcaactccCCCAAAATCTCGCACACTCCACTGAAAACAGCCCGGCCTCTGCAAGATCTTCGATTAAATTCTGGTAAACGCGGCTGATAATAAGCAGCGAGACCCCAAAATAGACTCGGTCAAGGTCGTCATCGATGTCGGTAACACTTTAATTACTGTGTATAATAATGGCTATGGAGTCCCCTTCGTGATCCACAAGGAGGAGCAGTGTATGTGCCTGAATTGATCTTCGGACACTTGTTGACCAGGCCAGTAGTAATAATGATGATAATGAGAAGAAAACCACCGGGGGAGGAATGACTATGGGACTAAGCGGGCTAATATTTTCTCGACGGAGTTTGTTATCGAGACGACGGATGAGAATAGGTTGAAGAAGTATAAGCAGGTATGGTGGTGACTGCTTTTGGCTCGGTTGATTTGGTTTTTGTTTAGTTAGGACTTTTATTTTGGTTGATTTGTTTGATTAGGGCTTTTCGCTTTTGTGTCGATTGAgttcttttttttgtttagttatgttttttttttgtcgaTTTGGTTTATCTTTTTCTAGTCACGGCTATTGTGCtaattgatttatgttttgtttatttaggAGTTTTATGTTGATTGATTTATTCTTTTGTTTAATTAGGGTTTTAGTTGCAACATCTTTGAATCACGTCAATATCGAGAACATTAGGTTAATTTTACTATATGTGGtgatttgatattttaatgTTATGATGGTTTTCAGGATTCAGTATAAATTCTCATTTCGGACGGGTGGATTGAAATGTACAGGTGTTCTCAAAGAGTATGGGAAAGAAATTAGAACCCAATGTAATAGAGTGCAAGGAATCTGATATTTGGACCATGGTTTCAGTTAAGCCTGATTTAGCCAAATTTAATGACTCATTTGGAAGATGATGTTGTTGCCCTGACGAAGAAACGAGTGGTAAATATAGCAGGGTGTCTTGGGAGGTCTGTGAAGGTGGAATTAAATGGTGAGTGAGTTTCAGTAAAATCTTTCACTGATTATATTGATCTGTATCTTGAATCGGCTAACAAGGACAAAAAAGATCTCCTTCCCAGGTTAGTTTCTTGGAAATTCCCTAGTTATTGATGTTTTTTCATTTTGGATTGCTTATTTGACTGAATAATATGCAGATTTGTCTACGATTCCAGATTTGATATTGGCTCCCACCAGCTTCATTGGCATCTTCTAGTTTGGGAATGTCATCACTCGACGACGAAAGACCTAAAGACAACTGATGATTCTAAAAAGGGACGAGTGATTGGCATTCCTAAATAGGTAGATGCTAATGAAGTGGTAGGAGCCAATCTCGAAACGGCACCCAAATTTTGGCAGAAGGAGATTCAGCTAAGAGTCTTGCAGTAAGTTTTATCCGTCTTGCTTGGAGTTGTGACTCTTGGTACTTTACATGTATGAACTCTGATAATACGGTTTACATATAGATGGCTGGTCTTTCTGTTGTGGGGTGAGATCATTATTGTGTATTTCCTTTAAGAGGTAAGCTGCTTAATGTGAGAGAAGCAACCCATAAGAAGATAATGGAGGATGCTGAAATTTAGAATATCAAGAAGATACTTGGACTCCAGCATGGTAAAGCATATGACGATGTCACCAcacacaaatttaaatttagcaaATGGATAATAAACAAACTTCAGCATTGTCATATTCTCATTTATCATTATCAAAcagttaatatataaaaattttagtgacgggtaatattttcaaaagataaTTTACCTGGTCAGTCATTATCATCAGATGATAATGGCTGACCAGGTAAATTaccttttgaaaattttatttattgacTGTTTGATAATGATAAATGAGAAAATGACAATGCTGAAGTTTGTTTATTATCCATTTGCTAAATTCAAATTTGTGTGTGGTCACGATCATGATGGTTCCTACATCAAAGGGCTCTTGATCAATTTCATTCATTCTGGCCATCATAGCTAAAAGTTCCAGATCTCATGATAGAATTTATCACCCTAATTGTGAAGGTTTGCAGCTTACACCGAAACTGGATAAACAACCATATTTACGTATTAATTGCCAAATTTGTGAACGATTTCTCCATCTTGCTTAATTA includes:
- the LOC108201362 gene encoding PKS-NRPS hybrid synthetase cheA-like, with translation MSRLSEDEKIKVKEMTRAHVPPSQILISIKNENKENLTTMKQMYNYRQAIRKEDMEGRSVVQQLLSCLSKESYFYSYRASCTTDMVTDLFFSNKKAAQLLRQFYYVLIMDCTYKTNKYKMPLLQIVGCVPTGRNFVVGLTFLQDEKKDSFEWALRNARLLFDPNHLPEVIITDREYALIHAVDDVFSSSYHMLCTRHIAKNVEARARNETKNHLFALGVVGNRNRMVYAETEAEFEERLQHFKTTYVKRPNLLMYVENTWLFHVKKFVHAYTNKVLHFANRTTNRVESAHNALKRFLKTSTGSLDTIWTRVHAFLELQENEIKASFVRSANKDLHITVLHLLTQLTGKVSHLAIKKIMNEYNCHGVDSNPDTCGCYLRTSHGLPCAHEMRLLDEEGRGIKLNSVHVFWRTLHMEGSTYSSDDHHTQFEDDDNTLWSYFSIMMKQSSEVKKMYISQLEKMLHPKTNVLEEPSHDRKSKGRPTTRGSTKRDPSYFEHVEKKFPASKSGNKRKASTKEEPIPSEIPKFLLTYIHEYVIVSADGNCGYRSVAHQIYGSEDQWRRVRTDLYDFIERRLDFWARVWIKSIDEAWTTLHKINYCESSCPRQYWMSMDQMGPAIATMYNVILVVLDQIQIGTLTYLPLYAPEGSTNPEKLICVTFLRKFDHFVSVSLINNCPVLAIVGFWFKLHEDSVNGWDAPLKARVDEWNLIRG